DNA from Aquaspirillum sp. LM1:
CTGCGCCAGACGCTTTACGAACACCGGGTGCTGGCAGAAACCGCGATTTCCCGCCCGGTGATGAAGGCATTCAAGGCCATGATCCGCAACCAGGGCCTGTTTGCCGGCCTGGCGGCCCCCGCCGGAGCAGAAGACGAAACATAACATTGCAGATCGACCGGCTGCATAAGACAATGCCCCGTACACGCTGCCGCCCAGCCGGATCACCGGCCACGGCGCTGGCCGGTTTTGTCTTCCGCTGCCGCTCTCTGGCGGCGGGTTAACTTTTGCTGAAAGAGCCTTGATGACTTTCCCTATCCGCCCTCTCTGGCTTGCGCTGAGCAGCCTGTCGCTGATTGCCTGCTCTGCCCAGGCGGCTGATGATGCCGACGCGGTGAAAAAAGCCTTTAGCCGGCAGTTTCCCGACCGCCAGGTGGTGAGCGTGGCCCCGACCTCAATGAAAGGCGTGTTTGAAGTGGTGATGCAGGGCCGGCAGATTGTTTACACCGACGCCCGTGCCGAACACCTGCTGGTGGGCGAGCTGATTGACGTGAAGAAAAAAGAAAGTCTGACCGAAAAGCGCATGAACCAGCTGTCGCGCGTGGACTGGAACAGCCTGCCGCTGGATCTGGCCATCAAGGAAGTGCGCGGCCAGGGCAGCCGCAAGCTGGTGGTGTTTTCCGACCCGGATTGCCCGTTCTGCAAAAAACTGGAAACCACGCTGGCGCAACTGGACGACGTGACCATTCATACCTTCCTGTTCCCGCTGGCCGAGCTGCACCCGGACGCGCCACGCAAGTCGGCGCAAATCT
Protein-coding regions in this window:
- a CDS encoding DsbC family protein; its protein translation is MTFPIRPLWLALSSLSLIACSAQAADDADAVKKAFSRQFPDRQVVSVAPTSMKGVFEVVMQGRQIVYTDARAEHLLVGELIDVKKKESLTEKRMNQLSRVDWNSLPLDLAIKEVRGQGSRKLVVFSDPDCPFCKKLETTLAQLDDVTIHTFLFPLAELHPDAPRKSAQIWCASNRTEAWVQLMRNGVAPQQGAANCDTPLAKLQELGQKLGISGTPALVFPSGQLVSGAIGKADIEKLLSVR